The following proteins are encoded in a genomic region of Acidobacteriota bacterium:
- a CDS encoding class II aldolase/adducin family protein — MDESQARKLIVEVGKLLYERSYVVAFDGNVSIRLDENTVLATPTMTSKGRMTEDCLALTDINGNPLNENRASSELAMHLLIYKMRPDIHAVCHAHPAHGTAFAVAGLAIDKPILSEVVLTLGCVPLTGYGTPSTDELTEAMKPYVPHHNALLMANHGAVAYGEHLWQAFDRLETLEHTAKIAILAKALGGANDLPEGAVEKLIEIREKAGFLGPNARCQACGYLHEAGIVCNLDVSYPAKTVSNGTKISLSREELIELLSKAANLS; from the coding sequence ATGGACGAATCACAAGCCAGAAAACTGATCGTTGAGGTCGGCAAGCTGCTTTACGAACGGAGCTATGTCGTTGCGTTCGATGGTAATGTCAGCATTCGGCTGGATGAAAATACCGTTCTTGCGACGCCGACCATGACGTCAAAAGGGCGAATGACGGAAGATTGCCTGGCATTAACGGATATCAACGGTAATCCGTTAAATGAAAACCGTGCCTCGTCAGAACTCGCGATGCATCTGTTGATCTACAAGATGCGGCCGGACATCCATGCGGTCTGTCACGCCCATCCTGCTCATGGGACGGCGTTTGCTGTTGCGGGGCTCGCGATCGATAAACCAATACTTTCCGAAGTGGTTTTGACACTTGGGTGTGTGCCGCTGACCGGTTATGGAACGCCTTCGACCGACGAATTGACCGAGGCAATGAAGCCGTACGTTCCGCATCACAATGCTCTCTTAATGGCCAATCACGGAGCTGTCGCGTATGGTGAACATCTCTGGCAGGCATTTGACCGGCTCGAAACACTCGAGCACACCGCAAAGATCGCGATCCTGGCAAAAGCTCTCGGCGGTGCCAACGACCTCCCCGAAGGAGCAGTCGAAAAGCTGATAGAGATCAGGGAGAAGGCCGGTTTCCTTGGCCCGAACGCCCGCTGTCAGGCTTGCGGTTATTTGCACGAAGCCGGTATCGTTTGTAACCTCGACGTAAGTTATCCGGCAAAAACTGTCTCGAACGGCACAAAGATCTCACTCAGCCGCGAAGAATTGATCGAGCTTTTGAGCAAGGCGGCCAACTTGAGTTAA
- the eutM gene encoding ethanolamine utilization microcompartment protein EutM, with amino-acid sequence MQEALGMVETKGLVAMIEASDAMVKAANVQLVGYEKIGAGFVTAIVRGDVAAVKAATDAGAAAARRVGELVSVHVIPRPHSSVDETLPVVKK; translated from the coding sequence ATGCAAGAAGCATTAGGAATGGTTGAAACTAAAGGGCTCGTGGCAATGATCGAGGCGTCTGACGCAATGGTCAAAGCTGCAAATGTCCAACTCGTCGGTTACGAAAAGATCGGAGCCGGATTTGTGACCGCGATCGTTCGAGGCGATGTTGCCGCCGTTAAGGCTGCAACAGATGCCGGAGCGGCAGCCGCAAGACGCGTTGGCGAACTCGTCAGCGTCCACGTCATACCGCGTCCGCACTCAAGTGTTGACGAAACATTGCCTGTCGTCAAAAAATAG
- a CDS encoding EutN/CcmL family microcompartment protein produces the protein MIIARILGTVVSTQKDERLHGKKLLIVKPINLDGTDQSGYVVSVDTVGAGFHEKVIVVSGSSARLAEGNKDCPVDSAIIGVIDEIDFVD, from the coding sequence ATGATAATCGCCCGCATATTAGGCACGGTTGTGTCCACGCAGAAAGACGAACGTCTGCACGGCAAAAAGCTGCTCATCGTCAAGCCGATCAATCTCGACGGCACCGACCAGAGCGGCTATGTTGTGTCGGTTGATACGGTCGGGGCTGGCTTTCACGAAAAAGTGATCGTCGTCAGCGGTTCATCCGCCCGGCTCGCCGAAGGAAACAAAGATTGCCCCGTCGATTCAGCGATCATTGGCGTGATAGATGAAATCGATTTTGTAGATTAA
- a CDS encoding DUF2059 domain-containing protein, with the protein MSIRLLPLFFVLIITCASASAQPSISAEKRQLIGEMVLIFKMDTLMEQMTDETLKSMESTFPIGYSQAIDSNPSLTTTQKAELKRGQAATFARISSKFRERIKTAIDFKKYIDEAIYPLYDKFYSEQELKDLIQFYKSPTGQKVIETMPQLFADSQAIAEKLLLPQILPMITEIVEEEFKALPRLASKRGKEK; encoded by the coding sequence ATGAGTATCAGACTATTGCCTCTTTTCTTTGTTCTGATAATCACATGTGCATCGGCATCGGCCCAGCCTTCAATTTCAGCCGAGAAGCGGCAATTGATCGGCGAAATGGTGTTGATATTTAAGATGGACACCCTCATGGAGCAAATGACCGATGAAACTCTGAAATCGATGGAATCGACATTTCCAATAGGTTACTCACAGGCCATCGACTCAAATCCAAGTTTGACTACCACGCAAAAAGCGGAGCTTAAAAGGGGACAGGCCGCCACTTTTGCACGCATCAGCTCGAAGTTTCGCGAACGGATAAAGACCGCTATTGATTTCAAAAAGTACATCGATGAGGCGATCTATCCACTTTATGACAAGTTCTATTCCGAGCAGGAATTAAAGGACCTGATCCAGTTTTATAAGTCACCAACCGGCCAGAAGGTGATCGAAACCATGCCGCAGCTTTTTGCGGATTCGCAGGCTATTGCTGAAAAACTCTTGCTTCCACAGATTCTTCCGATGATCACGGAGATCGTTGAAGAAGAGTTTAAGGCATTGCCACGACTCGCATCGAAACGCGGAAAAGAGAAATAG
- a CDS encoding EutN/CcmL family microcompartment protein, translating to MQIARVIGTVVATVKNEALEGRKFLIVQTLDADLKPKGSPTVALDAVGAGEGELVFWCRGKEASFPFKRDETPTDCTIVGIIDSDSHVFQG from the coding sequence ATGCAGATCGCCCGCGTCATCGGAACGGTTGTCGCGACCGTCAAGAACGAAGCTCTCGAAGGGCGAAAGTTCCTGATCGTGCAGACGCTCGACGCCGACCTTAAACCAAAAGGCTCGCCGACCGTCGCCCTTGACGCCGTCGGAGCGGGCGAAGGGGAATTAGTTTTTTGGTGTCGCGGAAAGGAAGCATCATTCCCATTCAAACGCGACGAAACGCCAACCGATTGTACGATCGTCGGGATAATCGATTCAGACTCACACGTTTTTCAAGGATAA
- a CDS encoding EutN/CcmL family microcompartment protein encodes MLLARVIGNVVATQKNQRYEGTRAMLCRQVTPEGEDMDYTCIALDSVSAGEGDIVIIAQEGWSASTASTGKPGAAIDSAIVGVVDYVDLLETEKSNKHSDLTVDSS; translated from the coding sequence ATGCTGCTTGCCAGAGTCATCGGAAATGTCGTAGCTACGCAGAAAAACCAGCGTTACGAGGGAACTCGTGCGATGCTTTGCCGGCAGGTCACACCCGAAGGCGAAGATATGGACTACACCTGCATCGCTCTCGATTCGGTAAGTGCCGGCGAAGGTGACATTGTGATCATCGCCCAAGAAGGCTGGTCAGCCTCGACTGCATCAACCGGCAAGCCGGGAGCCGCAATTGACTCGGCGATCGTCGGGGTGGTGGATTACGTTGATCTGCTCGAAACTGAGAAATCGAACAAGCATTCCGATCTAACAGTTGATAGTTCATAG
- a CDS encoding four helix bundle protein, protein MAKSIALEKAIQFALRIVKLYKYLTEEKKEFVLSKQMLVSGTFIAKHVKAATVAESRGNFGSEMFKGMQMASDTELWLFLLHEGGWLEDKYFESINTDCVEMIKLTASISKTSREND, encoded by the coding sequence ATGGCCAAAAGCATTGCGTTGGAGAAGGCGATCCAATTTGCACTGAGGATAGTCAAGCTCTACAAGTACCTGACAGAAGAAAAGAAGGAGTTTGTGCTGAGCAAACAAATGCTTGTTTCCGGCACGTTTATAGCAAAGCACGTTAAGGCTGCGACGGTTGCCGAGAGTCGCGGGAACTTTGGCTCTGAGATGTTCAAAGGTATGCAAATGGCCTCAGATACCGAGCTTTGGTTGTTTCTCCTTCACGAAGGCGGCTGGCTTGAGGATAAATATTTTGAGTCGATAAATACCGATTGTGTCGAAATGATCAAATTAACCGCATCGATATCCAAAACGTCACGCGAAAATGACTGA
- a CDS encoding LemA family protein, whose translation MKRAILLSMVLFAAFGLSGCSYNDLTAKQQQIKGKWANVESAMQRRADLVPNLVDVAKMTAVQEQEVFGQIADARSRLLNAQQAAPAGADGDKTPEQKQAVIDANNSFGGTIGRLLSLQEQYPALRSSEAFMKVQDELSGTENRLNTARIDFNDAVTAYNTTRNSFPAVLTAGLLGFKEEPFFKAEEGAKTAPKVGDPNSLRKPDAPVAPVAPATK comes from the coding sequence ATGAAAAGAGCAATTTTATTATCAATGGTTCTATTCGCCGCTTTCGGACTAAGCGGCTGCAGCTACAACGATCTGACAGCTAAGCAGCAGCAGATCAAAGGTAAATGGGCCAACGTCGAAAGTGCGATGCAGAGACGAGCGGACCTCGTTCCGAATCTCGTCGATGTCGCCAAAATGACGGCAGTGCAGGAACAGGAGGTCTTCGGTCAGATCGCGGACGCCCGTTCCCGGTTGCTGAACGCACAACAAGCCGCACCTGCAGGTGCAGACGGTGACAAAACACCGGAGCAAAAGCAGGCTGTGATCGATGCGAATAATAGCTTTGGCGGTACGATCGGACGACTATTGAGTTTGCAGGAACAGTATCCCGCACTACGATCCAGCGAAGCGTTTATGAAAGTTCAGGACGAGCTCTCGGGCACCGAGAACCGTTTGAATACCGCGCGTATTGATTTCAATGATGCGGTGACCGCCTACAACACGACCCGCAACTCGTTCCCTGCCGTGCTGACTGCCGGCCTGCTAGGCTTTAAGGAAGAGCCGTTCTTCAAGGCTGAGGAAGGTGCAAAAACCGCTCCGAAGGTCGGAGATCCGAATTCACTGCGTAAGCCGGATGCTCCGGTCGCTCCCGTGGCTCCGGCAACCAAGTAA
- a CDS encoding TPM domain-containing protein, translating to MNKICLPVKTRLFLAAIVVFLAASTGLSQENQPWSQNVSPLPPPTGFINDYAGVIDPATKQQLETKLKAFKESTNPPVELAVVTVKTTGDRAIFDYSLAVARGWKIGSKLDDNPSALLMIAIDDRKYFTQVSKDLEDELSDGTVGSLQRQFLVPEFKKANYSKGISDTLDAYIEAIRNKGNTPVNANRTAPTTDTNSTSGVSFGGIFCCAVIILVILLVIFSRSKGGPSKGDRDRWGGGGFGGGGGGSGGDIASAVIGGIIGSALSGGGSSSSSSDWGGSSGGGSDWGGFGGGGDFGGGGAGGDW from the coding sequence ATGAACAAAATTTGTTTGCCGGTTAAAACTAGACTCTTCCTCGCCGCCATCGTCGTATTTTTGGCCGCCTCGACCGGCCTTTCCCAGGAAAACCAACCGTGGTCCCAAAACGTGTCGCCGCTGCCGCCGCCCACCGGCTTCATCAATGACTATGCCGGCGTCATTGATCCCGCGACAAAACAGCAGCTCGAAACAAAGCTCAAGGCTTTCAAAGAATCAACGAATCCACCCGTCGAACTCGCCGTCGTCACCGTAAAGACAACCGGTGACCGTGCGATCTTCGATTACTCATTGGCCGTCGCCCGCGGCTGGAAGATCGGATCAAAATTGGACGACAACCCAAGCGCCCTCTTGATGATCGCGATCGATGACCGAAAATATTTCACCCAAGTCAGCAAAGACCTCGAAGATGAACTCTCGGATGGCACGGTCGGCAGTCTGCAGCGGCAATTCCTCGTCCCCGAGTTCAAAAAAGCCAATTACAGCAAAGGCATTTCCGACACACTCGACGCCTACATCGAGGCGATCAGAAACAAAGGCAACACGCCCGTAAATGCCAACCGAACAGCACCTACCACGGACACGAACAGCACGTCCGGCGTTAGCTTCGGAGGCATCTTCTGCTGCGCCGTAATAATATTGGTCATATTGCTTGTAATCTTCAGTCGGTCTAAAGGCGGCCCGTCAAAAGGCGATCGTGACCGTTGGGGAGGCGGGGGTTTTGGCGGAGGCGGAGGCGGCTCCGGAGGCGATATCGCGTCAGCGGTGATAGGTGGAATTATCGGATCGGCCCTTTCTGGCGGCGGTTCTTCAAGCTCGTCCAGTGATTGGGGCGGATCTTCGGGCGGGGGTTCGGATTGGGGCGGATTCGGCGGCGGTGGAGATTTTGGAGGCGGTGGGGCAGGAGGCGATTGGTAA
- the dnaX gene encoding DNA polymerase III subunit gamma/tau, which translates to MSYQVIARKWRPQTFEEVTGQEIITQTLRNALEFDRLHHAYLFSGSRGVGKTTTARILAKALNCHKTTGKPNLTPCLLTDADICASCIEISEGRSIDVLEIDAASHTGIDDVRETILESINFNPARDRYKVFIIDEVHQLSKPAFNALLKTLEEPPENVVFIMATTELHKVPETILSRCQEFEFRTIPLPKIFDRLKLIADAEKINITDDALRELARSGEGSMRDAQSNFDQVISFSGEEITSENVTKALGFAGVETLSLVIKAIAEKDAKGTLDVVDDLIGRGHDLRNFCRDLLGLFRDLLVFKVAGSESKLYESALLSPDEMKAASEPFTEADLLRFFNSLAETETKLKEASHSRHILEIGLIRLIEMRRVVAIEDILTRLSALESGTPLAEKKTLIPDSPKTALSVPVAVVASEATKPEPVAADPPPVVQETVPPFPNIEPSAAAAHPSVEITIPSAIFHSEPPEEASDRDFSLDEPPEDMSFYDAPIDLPDEPPVIVPKHRERVNTAVSMPTARLSLLTSEELEHFDDPRLDSGYEDKLTLTGDDLMPLATTKQLVIDLFGVEETLPVRIASANRTAAATAPRRDMSHLIPDLGRSDKPVEMPVLSADPDPAELLKFAESHPTVRTAMRVFRATVIEAKRT; encoded by the coding sequence ATGTCGTATCAGGTCATAGCCCGAAAATGGCGGCCGCAGACCTTTGAAGAGGTCACGGGCCAGGAGATAATTACGCAGACGCTGCGTAACGCACTGGAATTTGACCGTTTGCACCACGCATATCTTTTCTCAGGTTCGCGAGGCGTCGGCAAGACCACGACCGCCCGCATTCTCGCCAAAGCCCTCAATTGCCATAAAACCACCGGCAAACCCAACCTGACACCGTGTTTACTCACCGACGCGGACATTTGTGCCTCTTGCATCGAGATCTCTGAAGGACGATCGATCGATGTGCTTGAGATCGATGCCGCATCGCACACCGGCATCGACGATGTTCGGGAAACTATCCTCGAAAGCATAAATTTTAATCCGGCACGCGATCGATATAAGGTATTTATCATCGACGAGGTCCATCAGCTCTCAAAACCGGCATTCAATGCCCTCCTCAAAACGCTAGAAGAACCGCCGGAGAACGTCGTTTTCATAATGGCGACGACCGAGCTGCACAAGGTGCCCGAGACGATACTGTCGCGGTGTCAGGAGTTCGAATTTCGCACTATCCCGCTGCCCAAGATATTCGACCGGCTCAAGCTCATCGCCGACGCCGAGAAGATCAATATCACCGACGACGCCCTCCGTGAACTAGCCCGTTCCGGCGAGGGTTCGATGCGTGACGCACAGAGTAATTTCGACCAGGTCATCAGCTTTTCGGGAGAGGAAATAACGTCCGAAAATGTCACCAAAGCCCTCGGTTTTGCCGGCGTTGAGACACTTTCGCTCGTGATCAAAGCTATTGCGGAAAAGGATGCGAAAGGCACGCTTGACGTCGTCGACGACCTCATCGGCCGCGGCCACGACCTCAGAAATTTCTGCCGCGATCTGCTCGGGCTTTTCCGCGACCTGCTCGTTTTCAAAGTCGCCGGTTCCGAATCGAAACTCTACGAATCAGCCCTGCTGTCGCCCGACGAGATGAAGGCTGCGAGCGAGCCTTTCACTGAGGCCGATCTGCTCCGTTTCTTCAATTCGCTCGCCGAGACCGAAACCAAACTGAAAGAAGCCTCGCACTCACGCCATATCCTCGAAATAGGCCTCATCCGCCTAATCGAAATGCGACGCGTCGTCGCCATCGAGGACATTCTCACTCGATTGTCTGCCCTCGAATCAGGAACGCCGCTCGCGGAAAAAAAAACTCTGATTCCTGATTCGCCGAAAACGGCGTTATCAGTTCCCGTTGCCGTGGTCGCGTCGGAGGCAACAAAACCGGAACCGGTCGCCGCCGATCCGCCGCCTGTCGTTCAGGAAACTGTTCCGCCGTTTCCGAATATCGAACCGTCCGCAGCGGCGGCACATCCATCTGTTGAGATCACAATTCCCTCTGCGATCTTCCATTCAGAGCCGCCCGAAGAGGCATCTGACCGAGACTTTTCACTGGACGAGCCGCCCGAGGACATGTCGTTCTATGACGCTCCGATCGATCTTCCGGATGAGCCGCCTGTCATCGTGCCAAAACACCGCGAGCGTGTGAACACCGCCGTTTCGATGCCAACGGCACGGCTCTCTTTACTTACCAGCGAGGAACTCGAACACTTCGACGATCCGCGTCTCGACAGCGGCTATGAGGACAAATTAACGCTGACGGGTGACGACCTTATGCCGCTCGCGACCACAAAGCAACTGGTCATCGACCTGTTCGGCGTCGAAGAAACGCTTCCAGTTCGCATAGCATCGGCCAACCGCACAGCCGCCGCGACGGCCCCAAGACGCGATATGTCGCACCTCATTCCCGACCTCGGACGCAGCGATAAGCCGGTCGAAATGCCGGTTCTATCGGCAGACCCGGATCCCGCCGAACTACTTAAATTCGCTGAGTCTCACCCAACGGTCCGCACCGCCATGCGCGTCTTTCGTGCAACCGTCATTGAGGCAAAACGCACATAA
- a CDS encoding cation transporter, translating to MEAILVDTNKSDSKRHGRRLAYITIIWNSLEGIIAVGAGIFAGSIALVGFGVDSVIEVSSGAIILWRLASGEHRERLAQRLVGVSFLALAVYVAFDAVKSLWLRELPETTYIGISIAALSLVVMPFLAYQKRKVAAQLNSDAMAADSRQTDICAYLSAILLGGLVLNAVFGWWWADPLAALIMVPMIAKEGIDALHGKTCDDCHCG from the coding sequence CAAATAAAAGCGACTCAAAGCGTCATGGACGACGACTTGCTTACATCACGATCATTTGGAACTCGCTCGAAGGTATTATTGCCGTCGGTGCGGGAATTTTCGCAGGAAGTATCGCTCTCGTTGGGTTTGGTGTTGATTCCGTGATCGAGGTTTCGTCGGGTGCGATCATTCTTTGGCGGCTTGCTTCGGGCGAACACCGCGAACGTCTCGCTCAGCGGCTTGTCGGTGTCAGCTTTCTTGCACTCGCTGTCTATGTTGCGTTTGATGCGGTGAAATCGCTCTGGCTTCGTGAATTGCCCGAGACAACATACATCGGCATCAGTATCGCCGCACTTTCTCTCGTCGTGATGCCGTTCCTCGCGTATCAGAAACGTAAGGTCGCAGCCCAGCTGAACAGCGATGCAATGGCTGCCGATTCACGCCAAACCGATATTTGTGCATATCTCTCGGCAATTCTACTCGGCGGCCTTGTCCTCAACGCCGTTTTCGGCTGGTGGTGGGCCGATCCGCTCGCGGCACTAATAATGGTGCCAATGATCGCCAAAGAAGGCATCGACGCCCTACACGGCAAAACTTGCGACGATTGCCATTGCGGCTAA